Within the Mycetohabitans rhizoxinica HKI 454 genome, the region TAGCCGAAGCCTTCGAGTTCGGCGCCATAAGCCGGACCGTCATCCGGGGCCATCTCCGCGCAAGCCAGCGCGGCTATCGCGATACACACCAGGTAGAGCAATGGCACGAGCGTCGCGCGCACTTTTATAGGGCAATGCCAGGCAAGCGTGGTCCGACTGCGAGTGTATGTGTATTGGTGGAGCGGCGTCCCTTTGATCGACTCACTGTATTGGTACCGGAACACCGGTGTGCCGTCTGATGGCATCGGCACTGATACTGACACCAATACCAATACTGGCACTGGCTGCCGACGCGCCTGCACGGTCTACGACATTGCGGCCGTTTTGTATTGGACTTGCGGCGGCCGGGGCGCCGGCGTCGCGATCAGATCATAGACGTCGAACACGAACCACGTAATCAGTGGCACGCGTTGCGCGCCTGACACGCACACCACCTCGTCCGAGTGCGGGAAGTCGTGCTCCAGCGATGGTGAGAACAGGGCAAGCAACGAGGCGTCGTGGCGGCAGCTCAGCCCGAGGTCGGACAGCGCCTCTGCTTCGATGTCGTGAAGGCGCCGCCATGTCAGCGGCTCGCCGCGGACCCGATATCGGCCGGCGATCGCATGCACGATTCGCCGCAAATCGGCGGCGGCGCGATCGAACGCCCGTTCCGAGAAAAATGCATCGTCCATCTTTATCTCCTTGCGTTCGTATACTGTATATTTATACAGGTATTGGCGCAAGTGGCGTTTTCCCGGAGGTGCCGCAATGCCCGGCAAACCCATGCGCCGCTCGATGCCGCAGGTGGCAGTATTCGTGGATGCGCTACGGGCGGCGTTCGGCGACGTGGAAATCGATTCAATGATTGCACGCGGCTTGGCCGGCGAGCCGGTGTTCTATGCGCAGGAGGGGGGCGAGTCGATCGGCACGCCTGTGCCATGCAGCAGTGAAGGATGGCGTGGCGCCGGCCTGGCCGCGCGTCACTATTGTCCTGATTGCAGCGGCGATTGCGTCGGTACCGCACGCCGCTGCACCAAGCCGTAGCAGCCCCGTTTTCTGTTGGTGCGACAGGCATTTAGCATGTGTATCCAATGGTTGTCCACATCGTTGCAAACAAAATTTGTGAATAAGCCGGCGTATGCTTGAACGTTGGTGGCTGCGACACCCGTCGGATGCTGAGCGGTGTCATTCAATTCAATGAGAGTTCGTCGTGAGAACGATCTTCGCTTGCCGGTCTCGGCTCGCGTGTCTGTGGCTCGTCGTGTTGTTTTTGCCGCTGCGCCACTTGCGCTTGTGCATGTCCCACTCGGTCGTCGAGCCGGCAGCTCACGAGCGCGTCTCGATCGCGCTCGATGCAATGGCGCCTGGTGTTTATGCCGTGAACTGGTGGCTGTCGCTTTGGACGGGTGCCGCACGCATGGCCGCTATTCATTCGCTGTCAGGTAGCACTATCCGTTCACCCCGAAGTAGCATGTGCCGCTTGGGTCGGTGACATCAAGCCAGCCGATGTGGCGCGACAGCGGTGCCGGCTGGCACAAGCTGCTCAAGGTCAGCTGCTCGTTGCCCGTTATTGCGCGGTGGGAAACAAATGCCGCGGGCTCAAGCACTTGCGCCGCTTGTCCCGAGGATATTCACAGGGACGTTCACAAAATCTGTGGAGAACTGCGTGCACTCGTGTTCGCACATCACGTCCGAGCGTGATGTCGTTGTCACCGTGTGGTCAGCGCCGAAGTGCATGTTGAAATAGTTTTTCTGCGTCATGCTACCCTCGCGCCATGTCCAACTCCAGACCGTTTCCTGCTTCATTGGTTAGACGGCGACGTTACTGGGCTTGCTAAGCAGTATAGCGGCGAAGATCAGGTCGGAGCGTCGACAAGCGCAATCGCCGTCGTATCTGTTCATTTCGGCATTTGCTTTTCTGCAAATCCGTAATTAATGTTGAAGTCAAATCTATTACGCGGGTTTGTAGTCGGCATCAGTCAGATGGCGCTCAACGTCTTCGAGACTGAGAAGATCATTCCAGGTCCTTATCCGACATTTTCTTACCCTATAGCGCAGTCACTGTAAGCAAATCGTCAGTAAGTCGTTAGAGTGCCGGGGGTCATCCGTCGACGGCTTATAGAAGGACAGCGTGAAAGAGCCAGCTTGCTGCTTGTGCGAAGCAGGAAAAGTCTTGTTGTGTATTCTTAGAATTATTAACTTGTTAGTTTAATAATAAATTGACGTTTTTTGAAGATATGAAATTAAAATTCACTCCCGGTCAATGTGCGGAACGTATCCGTTTATTTTCATCAAACCGCGTGCTGCGCGCGATTATGTCGTGCGCGGTCGTCTATTTCGCAGTAGATAGCACGGACGTAAATGCTACAGAAGAAAGGAAAAACAAGTTGCACGTATCGGGTTCTTCCAATTCTGAGCAACCGGCAGGGCTAAGTAAAAAGGCGCAGAAGAAGCAGAAAAAAGAGCAGGGAGCACGGCAGTCAGTTCTAGATAGGCAGGAAGCGCGGCGAAGAGCTCAAGAGGAGCAGGAAGCGAAGCGGGTAGTCGAAAAGTTGTTGCAGGATCAAAAGGAGCAGGAAGAGAAGCGGGTAGTTCAAGAGCAGCCGGAAGCGAAGCGGGTAGCTCAAGAGCAGCCGGAAGCGAAGCGGGTAGCTCAAGAGCAGCCGGAAGAGAAGCGGGTAGTTCAAGAGCAGCCGGAAGAGAAGCGGGTAGTTCAAGAGCAGCCGGAAGAGAAGCGGGTAGCTCAAGAGCAGCCGGAAGAGAAGCGGGTAGTTCAAGAGCAGCCGGAAGAGAAGCGGGTAGTTCAAGAGCAGCCGGAAGAGAAGCGGGTAGTTCAAGAGCAGCCGGAAGAGAAGCGGGTAGCTCAAGAGCAGCCGGAAGAGAAGCGGGTAGCTCAAGAGCAGCCGGAAGAGAAGCGGGTAGTTCAAGAGCAGCCGGAAGAGAAGCGGGTAGCTCAAGAGCAGCCGGAAGAGAAGCGGGTAGCTCAAGAGCAGCCGGAAGAGAAGCGGGTAGTTCAAGAGCAGCCGGAAGAGAAGCGGGTAGCTCAAGAGCAGCCGGAAGAGAAGCGGGTAGTTCAAGAGCAGCCGGAAGAGAAGCGGGTAGCCCAAGAGCAGCAGGAAGTAGGTCAACAGGAGGAAGCGTTGGCGCAGGTCCATGAGGAAGAGGCACACCAGCAAGAGGAAGCGTCGAATCAAGTAAAAGAGGAACCGGCGCAGCAAGAGAGCGCGGCCGTCGACTCGAAGCCGCGCGAGGCCGTAGCATTGATCGACGACAAGCCTTCGCCCGACGATCGTCTGCGTGAAATGATCGCTTCGTACTCTCTGCTGGAGGGCAACGTGCTTCACAGCGCCGAGCGCATGTCGGAAGACGGCACCATTGTGGTGGGTGAAGGCTTCATTAACGGACGTGCACAGCCATTCATTGCGCGTGACGATGAAGGCAAGATTGGGATTGTGGGCTTGCTCGACCTAAACGACTCGCTAAACAACGCGACCTTGTACAGTTCCGTGTTGCAATCTGCGGTGCAAACGTTTGTTCAGGATAGCATGCGTTGCAGCAACTTCGACCAATA harbors:
- a CDS encoding DUF2471 family protein, which produces MDDAFFSERAFDRAAADLRRIVHAIAGRYRVRGEPLTWRRLHDIEAEALSDLGLSCRHDASLLALFSPSLEHDFPHSDEVVCVSGAQRVPLITWFVFDVYDLIATPAPRPPQVQYKTAAMS
- a CDS encoding autotransporter domain-containing protein; the encoded protein is MTFFEDMKLKFTPGQCAERIRLFSSNRVLRAIMSCAVVYFAVDSTDVNATEERKNKLHVSGSSNSEQPAGLSKKAQKKQKKEQGARQSVLDRQEARRRAQEEQEAKRVVEKLLQDQKEQEEKRVVQEQPEAKRVAQEQPEAKRVAQEQPEEKRVVQEQPEEKRVVQEQPEEKRVAQEQPEEKRVVQEQPEEKRVVQEQPEEKRVVQEQPEEKRVAQEQPEEKRVAQEQPEEKRVVQEQPEEKRVAQEQPEEKRVAQEQPEEKRVVQEQPEEKRVAQEQPEEKRVVQEQPEEKRVAQEQQEVGQQEEALAQVHEEEAHQQEEASNQVKEEPAQQESAAVDSKPREAVALIDDKPSPDDRLREMIASYSLLEGNVLHSAERMSEDGTIVVGEGFINGRAQPFIARDDEGKIGIVGLLDLNDSLNNATLYSSVLQSAVQTFVQDSMRCSNFDQYGVCISAGALYSHNAGKVNGANWQGEFSAAYRINDDWIAGLGYQAPSYRFDVSNDTMRNRASLFGLFAEYGTRTRPGVFARVALGYQQGDLSIDRSYLTASGVDRSKGDTTVAQRAVSTQGGYVFAVRNASIMPYLGIDYLRTKLGDYTETSGQFPVRFSARTDGNVYGTVGLSSHLRFTDQTVISAGVKHVQRLSRSNDPVSASVSAFDPFVVGAESTRQWSEISVGGRFATPVKASSLDIGYRRRFASGAAVAQDMGSVFFTMGF